The proteins below are encoded in one region of Methanosarcina barkeri 3:
- a CDS encoding radical SAM/SPASM domain-containing protein has translation MLGSYEIEYEGRRYFGNVVLREHHIFEHDNAHYLVDVGNKAVSPISARLASMIKKVDSAFGCLIPESAMEELRKLKLVAGEEDETSEAVEDGESIGSYEEFEYPVVNISLFLAQECNMRCVYCYGGGGHYAGKGMMTEETAFRAVDWLMENSKKAESVSISFFGGEPLMNFSLMRKIVPFAKRQGMKKGKRVFFSITTNGSLLNEEIITFLKEEKIRTFISFDGPSEYQNSQRPFKNGKGSYDKVSANIQKLRAVIPHLTGRATLCGEANPFRVKDGMERAGFTTYFITKASPVLLNTQLADIPSAREEALQRMLAFNRKEMEQLLVAIRARAIDKNYLPGLLYVMAEMDFGQKRYYGCGIGKGMVAISTNGDIYPCHRFVGIEELRFGNIADYHIEGLNDYWRAVVDHLPECWSCWARYFCGGGCFYNNKAHTGDMHRPDSLYCRETKAMIEGLIHLFCDLSKDDKEFLKGIIKYVTEKRIFKMPINSTINK, from the coding sequence ATGTTAGGCTCTTACGAAATAGAGTATGAAGGGCGGAGATACTTCGGCAACGTCGTGTTGCGAGAACACCATATTTTCGAACATGATAATGCACATTATCTGGTCGACGTGGGCAATAAGGCGGTCTCCCCAATCTCCGCCCGGTTGGCATCTATGATCAAGAAGGTGGATTCAGCTTTCGGCTGTCTGATCCCGGAATCCGCCATGGAGGAGTTGCGCAAATTAAAGCTGGTTGCCGGAGAGGAGGATGAGACGTCCGAGGCTGTGGAGGATGGCGAGTCGATAGGATCATACGAGGAATTCGAGTATCCGGTGGTTAACATCTCCCTTTTCCTTGCGCAAGAGTGCAATATGCGCTGTGTCTATTGCTATGGTGGCGGGGGGCATTATGCTGGAAAAGGAATGATGACGGAAGAAACAGCGTTCCGAGCGGTTGACTGGCTGATGGAAAATTCCAAAAAAGCCGAAAGCGTAAGTATCAGTTTTTTCGGGGGAGAACCCTTGATGAACTTTTCCTTGATGAGAAAAATCGTGCCTTTCGCCAAAAGACAGGGAATGAAAAAAGGGAAGCGGGTCTTCTTCAGCATCACAACTAACGGTTCGTTGTTGAATGAGGAGATCATCACATTTCTCAAGGAAGAAAAGATAAGAACCTTTATCAGCTTTGACGGTCCGTCCGAATACCAAAACAGTCAGCGTCCCTTCAAGAACGGTAAGGGATCGTATGATAAGGTCTCCGCAAATATCCAAAAGTTGCGGGCGGTTATCCCCCACCTGACGGGTCGAGCAACACTTTGTGGTGAGGCCAACCCTTTTCGGGTCAAAGATGGGATGGAGCGAGCTGGATTCACAACCTATTTTATTACCAAGGCTTCCCCCGTGCTTCTGAACACGCAGCTCGCAGATATTCCCTCAGCCAGAGAAGAAGCCTTGCAACGGATGCTGGCGTTTAACCGCAAGGAAATGGAGCAATTGCTCGTCGCTATAAGGGCAAGAGCGATCGATAAAAATTATCTGCCGGGTCTCTTGTACGTCATGGCAGAAATGGATTTCGGGCAGAAACGCTACTATGGATGCGGAATTGGTAAAGGTATGGTCGCCATCTCCACAAACGGAGATATCTATCCCTGCCACAGGTTTGTGGGGATAGAGGAATTGCGTTTTGGGAATATCGCAGACTACCATATTGAAGGGTTAAACGACTATTGGCGGGCGGTCGTGGATCATTTGCCAGAATGCTGGAGTTGCTGGGCGCGCTATTTCTGCGGAGGCGGCTGCTTCTACAACAACAAGGCGCATACTGGGGATATGCACAGACCTGATTCCCTGTATTGTCGCGAAACGAAGGCAATGATCGAAGGCCTGATCCATCTCTTTTGTGACTTGAGCAAGGATGACAAGGAGTTTCTGAAAGGCATCATTAAGTATGTGACCGAGAAGCGAATCTTTAAAATGCCCATCAATTCAACAATTAATAAGTGA
- a CDS encoding glycosyltransferase family 39 protein, whose amino-acid sequence MKFTLNTRKVLEFNRILNPLQNCLRMLVSKHELISLFTLFFLVYNLNMRSIISGDTLPTSLLPFCILEHRCVNLDSFGAYIETINNPYMFRQIDGHYLSQYPIVTPLIITPLYLVTYILLKISSCPIDMFNPSFQSIVLLMEKLSASSIASLSCIFVYLSIKNLTNKKIGIISALIYGFGTDTWTISSQALWQHGTVELLLAAMIYITIKNELLENKLNYVFLGFLSGLYILNRPSDSILALPVILYIFLKMNKENIKWFFALVIISGSFLLIYNIYYFGNFLGGYSSLSDGMELNMEVLSRLVGLLFSPSRGLFIYTPVFLFSVFGYLTIKDLPNEKLRFLLYALGLACILEIMVYSIFFWWWGGHCYGPRYLTGILPVLAIYLGLYMNKVSKEPNRYFKFLIFGLIGVFIIWSLFVQFVGAFYYPMGNWDSKPNVDENPQRLWDWNDTQIMRSFHAGPYAYDSRWILLFHHGFGNIYNKITKISNY is encoded by the coding sequence ATGAAATTCACATTAAACACAAGAAAAGTATTGGAATTTAATAGAATTTTAAATCCATTACAAAATTGCCTCAGAATGCTTGTAAGCAAGCATGAATTAATTTCTTTGTTCACATTATTTTTTTTAGTTTATAACCTGAATATGAGATCAATCATTAGTGGGGATACCCTTCCTACATCTCTATTGCCATTTTGTATTTTGGAGCACCGTTGTGTGAACTTAGACAGCTTCGGAGCATATATCGAGACAATTAATAATCCATATATGTTTAGACAAATTGATGGCCATTACTTATCTCAATATCCAATAGTTACCCCTTTAATAATCACTCCTTTGTATTTAGTTACATATATCTTGCTGAAAATTTCCTCTTGTCCAATAGATATGTTTAATCCGAGTTTTCAATCTATTGTGCTTTTAATGGAAAAGTTAAGCGCGTCTTCAATTGCTTCACTTTCTTGCATTTTCGTTTACTTATCTATAAAAAATTTAACAAATAAAAAAATCGGAATCATTTCAGCATTAATCTATGGTTTTGGGACCGACACATGGACAATAAGTAGTCAGGCTCTTTGGCAGCACGGCACGGTAGAACTACTCCTTGCCGCTATGATCTATATTACAATTAAAAATGAATTGCTTGAAAACAAATTAAATTATGTTTTCTTAGGATTTCTTTCGGGGCTATATATATTAAATAGACCTTCTGATTCGATCCTTGCTTTACCTGTAATATTATATATTTTTCTTAAGATGAATAAAGAAAATATAAAGTGGTTTTTTGCCTTAGTAATCATATCAGGCAGCTTTCTTTTAATTTATAATATTTATTATTTTGGTAATTTTTTGGGTGGCTATTCCAGTTTAAGTGATGGGATGGAGTTAAATATGGAAGTTCTTTCTCGTCTAGTTGGGTTACTGTTTAGTCCAAGTCGTGGATTATTCATATATACTCCAGTATTTTTATTTTCAGTTTTTGGGTATTTAACAATAAAGGACCTTCCAAATGAAAAACTTAGATTTCTCCTTTATGCTCTTGGTTTAGCATGCATACTCGAAATAATGGTATATAGCATTTTTTTCTGGTGGTGGGGAGGACATTGTTATGGTCCCCGTTATTTAACTGGAATTTTGCCTGTTCTTGCCATATATTTAGGGCTATATATGAATAAAGTATCCAAAGAACCAAATAGATATTTTAAGTTTTTAATATTTGGGCTTATTGGAGTATTTATTATATGGTCACTGTTTGTGCAATTCGTTGGAGCATTTTACTATCCAATGGGTAATTGGGATAGCAAACCAAATGTTGATGAAAACCCTCAAAGACTATGGGATTGGAATGATACTCAGATCATGAGAAGCTTTCATGCAGGCCCCTATGCTTATGACTCACGATGGATTTTGTTATTTCATCACGGTTTTGGAAATATATACAATAAAATCACAAAAATATCTAACTATTAA
- a CDS encoding transposase, which produces MNEPIPKAILVEIINLSSCHSREIDDILWESMEPSLPSQKPYKGGPRENTRKLINGILYVVMTGCMWKDIH; this is translated from the coding sequence ATGAATGAGCCTATTCCAAAAGCAATATTGGTTGAAATTATAAATTTATCTTCATGTCATTCACGTGAAATCGATGATATTCTATGGGAATCCATGGAACCTTCTCTTCCTTCACAGAAACCATATAAAGGAGGGCCACGTGAAAATACGAGGAAGTTAATTAACGGTATTTTGTACGTTGTTATGACAGGTTGTATGTGGAAAGACATTCATTGA
- a CDS encoding nucleotidyltransferase family protein: MESASQSKELFEKISSFLKKEGAIKVAIFGFYAREEERPECDIDVLVRFSETKGLLTMVRIERELSEFLGVKVDLLTEGSISPYLIEGIKKEAKVISA, encoded by the coding sequence ATGGAGAGTGCTTCCCAGAGTAAAGAGTTATTCGAAAAAATATCTTCATTCCTCAAGAAAGAAGGAGCAATAAAGGTAGCTATTTTTGGCTTTTATGCAAGAGAAGAAGAAAGACCGGAATGTGATATCGACGTTCTTGTAAGGTTTTCCGAAACGAAAGGTCTGCTCACTATGGTTAGAATTGAGAGAGAGTTATCGGAGTTTCTTGGAGTAAAAGTAGATTTACTAACCGAAGGATCGATAAGCCCATACCTTATTGAAGGAATTAAAAAAGAAGCAAAAGTGATCTCTGCATGA
- a CDS encoding nucleotidyltransferase family protein — protein MSSFLKKEGAIKVAIFGSYARGEERPESDIDILVEFSETKGLLTMVRIERELSEFFGVKVDLLTEGSISPYLIEGIKKEANVISG, from the coding sequence ATATCTTCATTCCTCAAGAAAGAAGGAGCAATAAAAGTAGCTATTTTTGGCTCTTATGCAAGAGGGGAAGAAAGACCGGAAAGTGACATTGACATTCTTGTAGAGTTTTCCGAAACGAAAGGTCTGCTCACTATGGTTAGAATTGAGAGAGAGTTATCGGAGTTTTTTGGAGTAAAAGTCGATTTACTAACAGAAGGGTCGATAAGCCCATATCTTATTGAAGGAATTAAAAAAGAAGCAAACGTGATCTCTGGATGA
- a CDS encoding type II toxin-antitoxin system MqsA family antitoxin, translated as MKPDRCSFCKGRLIEGKTEFVAKIGEQIIAIKDVSAYICENCGEAYYTPEVSRKIDIVMKKFHESKLLLHPVAAGELSFDEILA; from the coding sequence ATGAAACCTGACAGATGCAGTTTTTGTAAAGGTAGACTTATTGAAGGTAAGACAGAATTTGTGGCAAAAATCGGAGAGCAGATTATTGCCATTAAAGATGTTTCTGCCTATATATGTGAAAACTGCGGAGAAGCATATTATACTCCAGAAGTTTCAAGGAAAATAGATATAGTTATGAAGAAATTTCATGAGTCCAAATTACTCTTGCATCCAGTGGCTGCCGGAGAACTAAGTTTTGATGAGATTTTAGCGTGA
- a CDS encoding DUF86 domain-containing protein has translation MKKNDSIYLSHILDSIERIEEYTRGMEKEDFSSSNLVQDGTIRQIEIIGEATKNLSADLREKYPQIPWRDIAGMRDRLIHHYFGINLEDSAYC, from the coding sequence ATGAAAAAAAATGACTCGATTTACCTTAGCCACATCCTCGATTCAATTGAACGTATTGAAGAATATACTAGAGGTATGGAAAAAGAAGATTTTTCGTCTAGCAATCTAGTTCAAGATGGGACTATCAGGCAAATTGAGATTATAGGTGAAGCCACTAAAAACTTATCCGCAGATCTCCGCGAAAAGTATCCTCAAATTCCCTGGAGGGATATTGCTGGGATGAGGGATCGATTGATTCATCATTATTTTGGAATTAATTTGGAAGATTCGGCATACTGTTAA
- a CDS encoding class I SAM-dependent methyltransferase: MGYDSTLFYGTYEYYAKYRPNVPEEAVQIIVEQFDIKPVDRILDIGCGTCQMAIAMDGKCNEMVCLDSDLEMLKQAKKEMERMNLKQKIILVNCYAEDLMKRKNGLGIFKLATICRAFHWMDQNKVLTDLDSLISEDGGIAIISDGSFWTGEEEWQHAVKKVVQKYLGEERRAGKGIFKESPEPWENIISRSAFSVVESKEIEIVRTWTVESIIGWLFSSSFASPKYFGNRIKTFKKDINETLLSINPGGIFNEHDYFNLILASRPRK; this comes from the coding sequence GTGGGATACGATTCAACATTGTTTTATGGCACTTATGAATATTATGCAAAATATAGGCCAAATGTTCCAGAAGAAGCAGTCCAAATAATTGTTGAACAGTTTGATATTAAACCGGTAGATAGAATTTTGGATATCGGATGTGGTACTTGCCAAATGGCAATTGCTATGGATGGTAAATGCAATGAAATGGTTTGTTTGGATTCAGACCTGGAGATGTTAAAGCAAGCCAAAAAAGAAATGGAAAGAATGAATTTAAAGCAAAAGATTATTTTAGTAAATTGTTATGCTGAAGATTTAATGAAGAGAAAAAATGGATTAGGAATTTTCAAACTTGCAACTATTTGTAGAGCTTTTCATTGGATGGATCAAAATAAAGTGCTAACAGATCTTGATAGCCTTATTAGCGAGGATGGCGGAATAGCTATTATTAGTGATGGAAGTTTTTGGACTGGCGAAGAAGAATGGCAACATGCAGTTAAAAAGGTTGTTCAAAAATATTTGGGCGAGGAACGCCGTGCTGGAAAAGGAATCTTCAAAGAATCGCCTGAGCCGTGGGAGAATATAATTAGTCGTTCAGCTTTTAGTGTTGTTGAATCAAAGGAAATCGAAATTGTTCGAACCTGGACTGTTGAGAGTATCATAGGGTGGTTATTTTCCAGTTCCTTTGCCTCACCTAAATATTTTGGTAATCGAATTAAAACATTTAAAAAAGATATTAATGAAACCCTTTTGTCTATTAATCCTGGCGGAATTTTTAATGAACATGATTATTTTAACCTTATTTTAGCATCAAGACCGAGGAAATAA
- a CDS encoding NHLP leader peptide family RiPP precursor: MNKQEQGKKIGQVITKAWNDESFKQRLLADTMAVLKEEGVDVPEGLEVRAVENTEKLVHMIIPLKPASEEFKNAKLLLIAQDSGFHVIGCSCWQGEGIT, translated from the coding sequence ATGAATAAGCAAGAACAAGGCAAAAAGATAGGTCAGGTTATTACTAAAGCTTGGAATGACGAGTCCTTCAAACAGCGCCTACTCGCAGACACGATGGCTGTGCTTAAGGAAGAAGGAGTTGACGTGCCGGAGGGTTTGGAGGTGCGGGCGGTAGAGAACACCGAAAAATTGGTCCATATGATCATACCACTGAAGCCGGCTTCAGAAGAATTCAAGAATGCAAAGCTTCTATTAATTGCGCAAGACAGTGGATTCCATGTCATAGGTTGTAGTTGTTGGCAAGGCGAGGGAATTACCTAA
- a CDS encoding phosphoserine transaminase — MKPTQVPKNPCFSSGPCAKHPGYSVEELKDTPFGRSHRSKPGKEKLAEAIKRTRDMLGLPDDYLVGIVPASDTGAFEMCMWSMLGCRGVDVLVWESFSKEWATDITKQLKLKDTRVLEAEYGKLPDLKKVDFKNDVVFVWNGTTSGVKVPNGDWIPDNREGLTLCDATSAIFAMDIPYHKLDVITFSWQKVLGGEGGHGMLILSPRAVQRLESYTPAWPLPKIFRLTKGGKLNKDIFEGSTINTPSMLANEDWLATLKWAESVGGLKQLIQRTNENLEVLEAFVAKNDWIHFLAETKETRSSTSVCFKVDLSDEKLKELIKTLEKEKVAYDIGSYRDAPSGLRIWCGATVEKEDLQCLCEWIEWAYNLVK; from the coding sequence ATGAAACCAACGCAAGTTCCTAAAAATCCTTGTTTTTCTTCAGGGCCCTGTGCCAAACATCCAGGGTATTCTGTTGAAGAGCTTAAGGATACACCTTTTGGCCGGTCACACCGGAGCAAACCTGGCAAGGAAAAATTAGCTGAAGCAATTAAAAGAACAAGAGATATGCTTGGCCTTCCTGATGATTATCTGGTAGGTATTGTACCGGCTTCCGATACAGGCGCTTTTGAAATGTGCATGTGGTCTATGCTGGGGTGCCGTGGAGTTGATGTTCTGGTTTGGGAATCATTCAGTAAAGAATGGGCAACCGACATCACTAAACAGTTAAAATTAAAAGATACCCGAGTTTTAGAGGCAGAATACGGAAAATTACCGGATTTAAAGAAGGTCGACTTCAAGAATGATGTCGTCTTTGTCTGGAATGGTACTACTAGCGGAGTCAAAGTACCCAACGGCGACTGGATTCCTGACAACCGGGAAGGGCTTACGCTTTGCGATGCCACCTCTGCTATATTTGCTATGGATATACCCTACCATAAATTGGATGTCATTACCTTCTCATGGCAGAAGGTTTTAGGTGGGGAAGGTGGGCACGGAATGCTGATTTTATCTCCGCGGGCTGTTCAGCGCTTAGAAAGCTATACTCCTGCCTGGCCATTGCCCAAAATTTTCCGACTGACCAAAGGCGGTAAACTGAATAAGGATATTTTTGAAGGCTCTACTATTAACACCCCATCCATGCTGGCTAATGAAGACTGGCTGGCAACACTAAAATGGGCAGAGTCTGTCGGAGGGCTTAAACAACTTATCCAGCGGACAAATGAAAATCTGGAGGTCTTAGAGGCATTTGTTGCTAAAAACGACTGGATTCATTTTTTAGCGGAAACAAAAGAGACAAGGTCCAGTACCAGTGTCTGCTTTAAAGTTGATTTATCCGACGAAAAGCTTAAAGAACTGATTAAAACACTTGAAAAAGAAAAAGTTGCTTATGATATCGGTTCTTACCGTGATGCTCCTTCGGGTTTGCGTATCTGGTGCGGTGCTACCGTCGAGAAAGAGGATTTACAATGCCTCTGTGAATGGATCGAATGGGCTTACAATTTGGTGAAGTAA
- a CDS encoding DUF4258 domain-containing protein — MNIITKNWIQKPHLFQRNISTDNIKEVIVYGQIIEDYPEDEPCPSALFFAYSEGRPCHVVVAECEDHARVITVYIPENNKWIDYIFRRDQR; from the coding sequence GTGAATATCATAACTAAAAATTGGATTCAAAAACCACATTTGTTTCAGAGGAATATTTCAACTGATAACATAAAAGAGGTTATAGTTTATGGGCAAATAATTGAGGATTATCCAGAAGACGAACCATGTCCATCAGCTTTGTTTTTTGCATATTCTGAAGGTAGACCCTGTCATGTTGTGGTAGCAGAATGTGAGGACCATGCAAGAGTTATTACAGTATATATTCCGGAAAATAATAAATGGATAGACTACATATTTAGGAGAGATCAAAGATGA